A window from Myripristis murdjan chromosome 11, fMyrMur1.1, whole genome shotgun sequence encodes these proteins:
- the LOC115367322 gene encoding histidine-rich glycoprotein-like has translation MWDFVSAGGGAASGSVQPTGVPSFGQPKELDPASKLIPRSKVGTWNSGHALRGNTFGSSSTSTSSMAFGPRAQSIYRKHVFQPKHQPQQPSMYQPVHQPNTPHHPPAYYAVYQPNMPHHLPAHHAVQQPNMPHHLPAHHAVQQPNMPHHLPAHHAVQQPNMPHHPPAHHAVQQPNMPHHPPAHHAVHQPNMPHHLLAYLAMYQPNNPYHPWYQPNNPS, from the coding sequence ATGTGGGATTTTGTCTCTGCTGGAGGAGGTGCTGCTTCTGGCTCTGTCCAGCCCACTGGTGTACCTAGCTTTGGACAGCCCAAAGAGCTGGATCCTGCCTCAAAGCTCATTCCTCGAAGCAAAGTTGGCACATGGAATTCTGGTCATGCTTTGAGAGGAAACACTTTTGGCTCTAGTTCAACATCAACTTCATCAATGGCTTTTGGACCTAGGGCACAGTCCATCTACAGAAAACACGTGTTCCAGCCCAAGCACCAGccacagcagccatccatgTACCAGCCAGTACACCAGCCCAACACGCCGCATCACCCGCCGGCATACTATGCAGTGTACCAGCCCAACATGCCGCATCACCTGCCAGCGCACCATGCAGTGCAACAGCCCAACATGCCGCATCACCTGCCGGCGCACCATGCAGTGCAACAGCCCAACATGCCGCATCACCTGCCGGCGCACCATGCAGTGCAACAGCCCAACATGCCGCATCACCCGCCGGCGCACCATGCAGTGCAACAGCCCAACATGCCGCATCACCCGCCGGCGCACCATGCAGTGCACCAGCCCAACATGCCGCATCACCTGCTGGCATACCTAGCAATGTACCAGCCCAACAACCCGTACCATCCTTGGTACCAGCCGAACAATCCATCTTAA